A single Uloborus diversus isolate 005 chromosome 7, Udiv.v.3.1, whole genome shotgun sequence DNA region contains:
- the LOC129225849 gene encoding protoheme IX farnesyltransferase, mitochondrial-like: MSYQIFPYILKHHGSLKYLKCVFTPIRQKGFKAKKPAATILAASSNATAPLIKENSFKDEADKTKNIIGLKKNASPETSDEDAEIHFPKVTKDTRKNEQFFPSEQNFLKPVTEPEISTVLQKHIRDNSNKHEKENDTPVKLIDAVKPSDLEWHKQVFDLRLIPKYYKGLSKYRLSGLVVITTLAGYGMAPGPLDPATLLFMTMGTALTSAAANAINQILEVPYDSQMTRTKNRVLIKGLVTPIHAFTFALSCASIGLTTLYFGTTPLTAILGATNLILYTSIYTPLKRCSILNTWVGSVVGAIPPLMGWAACTGTLNSGAFLIGAILYAWQFPHFNALSWNLRPDYSRAGYRMTSVIDPALCRRTALRHSVLMLVLCSAAPLVELTTWTFAFDSLPLNCYLIYCAWQFYKKGDSQSSRKLFRLSLIHLPTLMFLMFIGKKYSSKSEKDEVKNL, translated from the exons ATGAGTTATCAAATTTTTCCTTACATTCTTAAGCACCATGGCtcattaaagtatttaaaatgtgttttcacaCCAATCAGACAA AAAGGATTTAAAGCAAAAAAGCCTGCAGCCACAATACTAGCTGCATCTTCTAATGCTACTGCTCCATTAATTAAAGAAAATAGCTTCAAAGATGaagcagataaaacaaaaaacattattgGCCTGAAGAAAAATGCAAGTCCTGAGACATCTGATGAAGATGCTGAAATACATTTCCCAAAAGTAACTAAAGATACTCGAAAGAATGAGCAATTTTTTCCctcagaacaaaattttttgaaaccagTAACTGAACCAGAAATTTCTACAGTTCTGCAAAAACATATTAGAGATAACAGTAAtaagcatgaaaaagaaaatgatacccCTGTAAAACTTATAGATGCTGTTAAACCATCAGATCTAGAGTGGCACAAACAAGTGTTTGATCTACGTCTTATTCCAAAGTATTACAAAGGGCTTTCAAAGTATCGACTTTCTG GCTTGGTTGTGATTACCACTTTAGCTGGCTATGGAATGGCTCCAGGACCTTTAGACCCTGCTACTCTCCTCTTTATGACTATGGGGACTGCCCTTACATCAGCTGCTGCTAATGCAATCAATCAA atattgGAAGTACCATATGATTCTCAAATGACACGCACCAAAAACAGAGTACTTATTAAAGGTTTAGTTAC gccCATCCATGCATTTACATTTGCTCTTTCCTGTGCAAGCATTGGTTTGACAACACTTTACTTTGGTACAACTCCATTAACTGCTATCTTAGGAGCTACAAATCTTATTTTGTATACTAGTATTTATACTCCTCTAAAAAGATGTAGCATATTAAATACATGGGTAGGCTCTGTTGTGGGAGCAATACCACCCCTTATGGGATGGGCTGCATGTACAGGCACCTTGAATTCAG gagcatttttgattggagCCATCCTCTATGCTTGGCAGTTTCCACATTTCAATGCCTTATCATGGAATTTACGTCCTGATTACTCTAGAGCTGGGTATCGCATGACATCTGTCATTGATCCTGCACTTTGTCGAAGGACAGCTCTAAGGCACAGTGTTCTGATGCTAGTCTTATGTTCAGCAGCTCCACTAGTAGAACTTACAACTTGGACTTTTGCTTTTGATTCTTTGCCTCTTaattgttatttaatttattgtgcttggcaattttacaaaaaaggtgaTAGTCAAAGTTCTCGTAAATTATTTCGTCTTAGCTTAATTCATCTTCCtacattaatgtttttaatgtttatcggcaaaaaatattcttctaaaagtgaaaaagatgaagttaaaaatttatga